The following are encoded in a window of Deltaproteobacteria bacterium genomic DNA:
- a CDS encoding bifunctional riboflavin kinase/FAD synthetase yields the protein MQVIRHLRRVSPRVSRVVLTLGNFDGVHLGHQAILRRAVEEARARAARTVGLTFEPHPIAVLAPDRAPPILQPLHDRLAMLREVGLDLCVVQRFTRAFAALTPEQFVEDFLLRHLEVTHVVVGYNVRFGRNRAGSVETLQALGGRLGFGVDVVGPVEVDGRQVSSTRLRESVQAGDMRQARRLMGRPYALRGRVVLGDRRGRTLGFPTANLHPRPRLALPPDGVYAVSSAIDGRRQPGVLNIGMRPTFGGARRTVEAHFLDFTGDLYRRWLVVEFIERLRGESAFAGPEALKAAIAADVAQARRVLAAGGG from the coding sequence ATGCAGGTCATACGCCACCTGCGCCGCGTCAGCCCGCGGGTGTCCCGGGTCGTGCTGACGCTCGGCAACTTCGACGGCGTGCACCTCGGCCACCAGGCGATCCTCCGCCGGGCCGTCGAGGAGGCGCGCGCACGGGCCGCGCGGACGGTCGGCCTCACCTTCGAGCCGCACCCGATCGCCGTGCTCGCGCCCGACCGGGCGCCGCCCATCCTCCAGCCGCTCCACGACCGGCTGGCAATGCTGCGCGAGGTCGGCCTCGACCTGTGCGTGGTCCAGCGCTTCACGCGCGCCTTCGCCGCGCTCACCCCCGAGCAGTTCGTCGAGGACTTCCTCCTCCGCCACCTCGAGGTGACGCATGTGGTCGTCGGCTACAACGTGCGCTTCGGCCGCAACCGCGCCGGCTCGGTGGAGACGCTGCAGGCGCTCGGCGGCCGGCTCGGCTTCGGTGTGGACGTCGTCGGACCCGTCGAGGTGGACGGGCGTCAGGTGAGCAGCACGCGGCTGCGCGAGTCAGTGCAGGCGGGCGACATGCGGCAGGCTCGCCGCCTGATGGGCCGCCCCTACGCGCTGCGCGGGCGAGTCGTCCTCGGCGACCGGCGCGGCCGCACGCTCGGCTTCCCGACCGCGAACCTCCATCCGCGGCCGCGGCTGGCGCTGCCCCCCGACGGCGTGTACGCGGTGTCGTCCGCGATCGACGGGCGGCGCCAGCCGGGCGTGTTGAACATCGGCATGCGGCCGACCTTCGGCGGCGCGCGGCGCACGGTCGAAGCCCACTTCCTCGACTTCACGGGCGATCTCTACCGGCGGTGGCTGGTCGTCGAGTTCATCGAGCGGCTGCGGGGCGAGAGCGCCTTCGCGGGCCCCGAGGCGCTCAAGGCGGCCATCGCCGCCGACGTGGCGCAGGCCCGTCGCGTGCTCGCCGCCGGCGGGGGGTGA
- a CDS encoding tetratricopeptide repeat protein — translation MRRRVARASLALLPALAGCATRADLLQQERQMRGLVQENRRQIEQVQRELERLRADVEEGGGHRHTAASDDRLTALEQRVAALEHGAPAAPEAPAVSPPPTTAPPAVAAKPPPAAPEDDEWRREVAREQSAAGTVNVPERADYLTILDGLARKDCARAIPQLNSFATNHRDSPLADNALYWAARCYAATGKQNEAISKFYDVTLKYPKGDRAAAALWAQGNLFLEMGDTPDARINFSKLIRDYPSSDEATRARQKLMELEH, via the coding sequence GTGAGGCGACGCGTCGCTCGCGCGAGCCTCGCGCTGCTGCCCGCGCTCGCCGGGTGTGCGACGCGGGCGGACCTCCTGCAGCAGGAGAGGCAGATGCGCGGCCTCGTCCAGGAGAACCGCCGGCAGATCGAGCAGGTGCAGCGGGAGCTCGAACGGCTGCGCGCCGACGTCGAGGAGGGCGGCGGCCACCGGCACACGGCCGCCAGCGACGACCGCCTGACCGCGCTCGAGCAGCGCGTGGCGGCCCTCGAGCACGGCGCGCCGGCGGCGCCCGAGGCGCCGGCCGTCTCGCCGCCGCCCACCACGGCCCCGCCCGCGGTCGCCGCCAAGCCGCCGCCCGCCGCGCCCGAGGACGACGAGTGGCGGCGCGAGGTGGCGCGCGAGCAGTCGGCCGCCGGCACGGTGAATGTCCCCGAGCGCGCCGACTACCTCACCATCCTCGACGGGCTCGCCCGCAAGGATTGCGCGCGCGCCATCCCACAGCTCAATAGCTTTGCCACCAACCACCGGGACTCGCCGCTCGCCGACAACGCGCTCTACTGGGCGGCGCGCTGCTACGCCGCCACGGGGAAGCAGAACGAGGCGATCTCCAAGTTCTACGACGTCACCCTCAAGTACCCGAAGGGCGACCGGGCCGCCGCGGCGCTGTGGGCGCAGGGGAACCTCTTCCTCGAGATGGGCGACACGCCCGATGCGCGCATCAACTTCTCCAAGCTGATCCGCGATTATCCGAGCTCCGACGAAGCGACGCGTGCGCGTCAGAAGCTGATGGAGCTCGAGCACTAG